The Nostoc sp. 'Lobaria pulmonaria (5183) cyanobiont' DNA window CCCCCGGTTACTGAGCGCAGTCGTTGGCGCAGCCTCTCGTAGAGAAGTATGCTCCCCTGCTCCCTGCCTTCCTACTCCCCAGTTACTACGGAGGTTCGGTCTTCAATCACACGGTCAATTAAACCGTATTGTTTTGCCTCTTCAGCAGACATGAAAAAGTCACGATCCATATCTTTTTCAATCTTTTCTATGGTCTGACCTGTTTTATCTGCATAAATCCCATTGAGCTGGTGACGAATCCGCAGAATCTCTCTAGCTTCAATTTCGATATCGGTTGCTTGTCCACGGGTACCACCTGAAGGCTGGTGAATCATAATCCGTGAGTGAGGCAATGCTATGCGTTTGCCTTTGGTGCCAGCTGCCAGCAGGAAAGACCCCATTGAAGCAGCTAAACCCACGCAAATAGTCACTACATCTGATTTGATATGTTGCATGGTGTCAAAAATAGCCATGCCAGATGTAACCATCCCACCGGGGGAATTGATGTATAAATAAATATCTTTACCTGGATCGTCTGAGTCCAGATACAGCATTACAGCGATAATTTGATTGGCAATTTCATCATCAATATCTCGCCCCAAGAATATAATCCGTTCCCGATAAAGGCGATCATAGATGCTAATCCAATCTGTATATTGTCCACCGGGCATCCGGTAAGGAACTTTAGGAACGCCTATAGGCATAATTTACTCCGTTTTTAATTAGTCATTAGTCATTAGTCATTGGTCATTGGTCATTGGTCATTGGTCATTAATAATTTTTGGTTATTAACAAAAGATAAAAGACGAATGACAAAAGACAAATTAAAGGACACTGGCAGGGAGTGGGGGATTTGCGAGTTCTTCTTTCTCAAAAACTCGGTCAATCAGTCCGTATTCCTTTGCTTCGTAGGGTGTCAGATATAACAGCCGATCCATGTCTTTAATAATTTTTTCTGGGGTCTGTCCAGTGGTTTGATGCAAGATATCAACTAACGCCCCTTTATTTACCAAAACTTCCCTAGCGCGAATTTGAATATCCGTTGCTTGACCTTGGGCGTAGCTCTTAGGCTGATGCAGGATAATCGAGGAGTGAGGCAAACTAGCGCGGCAACCTTTTGTACCAGCACTGAGGAGCATCGCTGACATACCCATCGCGGAACCAACGCAGATGGTGTGGATCGGAGGCTTGATATATTTCATGGTGTCATAGATGGCGAAGGCTTCGGTTTCAAAGCCAATGGGTTCGCCACTGTAACCGGAAGTGCCGGTAGAGTTGATATAGATTTTAATTGGCTTTTCGGGGTCGTCGGATTGCAAAAACAGCAATTCGGCCACGATCAATTCGGTGACAGCAGGCACCAGTGGCATCCCAATATAGACAATTCGCTCCTTCAATAAAAGGGAAGGTAAATCTGGCGGTGGTGTCCGGTAAAAGTTATCGCCGTAATATGGGGCTTGAACAGCCTTAATTGGGGAAATGTCCATAGCAACTGATCGCCTGAAACTATGCCGTTAACTGTAATACATCCTAGCGCGATGCAGGCTTCCCTCAAGGTGCGGATTTCTCCCTAATGCTGAAGGCGGCTTCGCATCTACCAATGCTTACCTTCTAAGATATTCTGATTATATTAGTGTATTTATATTGGATAGGTTTTCCGTAGAGCTAAAGTAGTGCTTTGAAGTTATTTTTTTATATGTATATCCTGAATAGGGACTCTGAGTTATGAAGGTTAATTTGCAGCCTGCCTTGAATGATGGTAATTTGGACGCAAATCAACTGAACAGTCAACGTCAGTTGGGAATTTCGATTTCGGCGATCGCAGAGACTCAAGACCGCCATGTGCCCCTGAATTTATGCTTAATTCTCGATCATAGTGGTTCGATGAACGGGCGATCGCTAGAAACGGTGAAAAAAGCAGCAATTCGTCTGGTAGATAGACTCAATCCGGGCGATCGCCTCAGTGTGGTAGTTTTCGATCACCGTGCCAAAGTCTTAGTACCGAGTCAAAGTATCGAAAATCCAGAGAAAATCAAGCAGCAAATTAATCGCCTAGCCGCTGATGGGGGAACTGCAATTGATGAAGGACTGCGGTTGGGGATTGAGGAGTTGGCAAAGGGGAAAAAAGATACTGTTTCCCAAGCCTTTTTGTTAACCGATGGGGAAAATGAACACGGTGATAACAACCGCTGTTTGAAATTCGCCCAATTGGCTGCTAGCTATAATTTGACTTTAAATACTTTGGGATTTGGTGACAACTGGAACCAAGATGTTTTAGAAAAAATTGCCGATGCTGGCTTAGGTACTTTATCTTATATTCAAAAACCCGAACAGGCTGTGGAAGAGTTTAATCGCCTGTTCAGCCGCATTCAAACGGTGGGATTGACTAATGCTTATCTTTTATTTTCCCTGATGCCCAATGTCCGGCTAGCGGAGCTCAAACCCGTCGCCCAAGTTTCTCCAGACACAATTGAGTTACCACTGCAACAAGAAGCTGATGGACGTTTCGCTGTGCGGTTGGGAGATTTAATGAAAGATGCAGAACGGGTAATCTTAGCTAATATTTATTTGGGACAATTGCCAACAGGTGAACAAGCGATCGCTAATGTGCAAGTCCGCTACGATGATCCAGCCGCCAACAAAGTAGGTTTAGTTACACCAAGTATCCCAGTTTATGCCCATGTAGTCAAAAATTACCAAGCAGACCTGAATCCCCAGGTGCAGCATTCTATTTTGGCATTAGCTAAGTATCGCCAAACCCAACTAGCCGAAACGAAATTGCAACAGGGCGATCGCTCTGGTGCGGCGACGATGTTACAAACGGCTGCGAAAACTGCGCTGCAAATGGGAGATACTGGGGCAGCGACGGTGTTGCAAACTTCTGCCACCCAGCTACAATCTGGTGGAGATTTATCCGAAAGCGATCGCAAGAAAACCAGAATTGTCTCCAAAACAGTTTTGCAAGATACCCCTCCGCAATGAAAGTTAAATTGCTCTCGGCGTTAAATGACAATAATGTTGATATGGCTCAAACAAGTAGCCAACGTCAACTAGCAATGACGATTTTTGCGATCGCTGGTGAGCTTGACCAAAATCTGCCTCTTAATCTCTGCTTGATTTTGGATAGAAGTGGTTCTATGCATGGACAACCAATAAAAACGGTGATCCAGGCGGTGGAAAGATTAATAGACAGGTTAAAAGTAGGCGATCGCATCTCAGTTGTGGCTTTTTCCGGCACTGCGGAAGTCATTATCCCTAACCAAGCGATTGAAGACCCCGAAAGCATCAAATCTCAAATTAAAAGTAAACTGACTGCTAGCGGCGGTACTGCGATCGCTGATGGTTTGGAATTGGGAATTACAGAACTGATGAAGGGTACAAGAGGCGCTGTTTCCCAAGCGTTTCTGCTGACGGATGGACATGGTGAAAGCGGTTTGCGAATTTGGAAATGGGATATTGGGCGAGATGATAACAAGCGTTGTCTTAAATTGGCGCAAAAGGCTGCCAAGCTGAACCTAACTATTAATACTTTCGGATTTGGTAATAGCTGGAATCAGGATTTGCTAGAAAACATTGCCGATGTCGGTGGTGGGACTTTAGCCCATATTGAACATCCTGAACAAGCTGTGGAGCAATTTAGCCGACTGTTTGGGCGGATTAAATCGATTGGGCTAACTAATGCCTACTTGCTGTTATCTCTAGTGCCCAATGTCCGATTAGCAGAACTTAAACCTATTGCCCAAGTTGCCCCAGACACAATCGAGTTACCAGTGGAACCCGAAGCTGATGGTAGCTTTGCTGTGCGTTTGGGAGATTTGATGCAGGATGTAGAACGGGCAGTTTTGGCAAACATTTATCTGGGACAATTGCCAGAAGGTAAACAAGCGATCGCTCATCTGCAAATTCGTTATGATGACCCGTTGGTTAACGAAGAAGGCTTACTTTCGCCCTTGATGCCAGTGTATGCAGATGTGGTGCGGGCGTATCAACCGACTTCTAATCCCCAGGTGCAACAGTCTATTTTAGCATTAGCAAAGTATCGCCAAACCCAGTTAGCTGAGGCGAAATTGCAACAAGGCGATCGCACTGGTGCAGCCACGATGCTGCAAACAGCTGCTAAAACTGCTTTACAAATCGGAGATAAAGGGGCGGCGACAGTGTTGCAAACTTCTGCCACCCGTCTGCAAGCTGGGGAAGAACTTTCGGAAGCAGACCTGAAGAAAACTAGGATTGTATCAAAGACTGTTTTACAGGAATAATAAAAATTCAGCTTTGCTGATTAACGGGATGAAAGTTTTGCGCCAAAGCGTAAAGCGAGAAAAAATATTTTATTCCTCAATTGAGCAACAAAGTAGTTGCATATTTCTAACTTATTGATTAACAACTACCGAAGAGTTTGACTTATGCTGATCCAGAAGATTGTCCAAGAATTGCAAGACATCCCTGAAGACAAACTAGCAGAACTTTATGACCTAATTCACTATTTTCGGCTAGGTTTAAGTCAAGAACGTACACAACCCCGCACCCCTGGTTTATTGAAAGGACAACTCGGCGATGCTTTCTTTGAACCACTACCAGAAGATGAACTCCAGCAATGGGAATGAGCTACCTCATCGACACCCATATCCTACTGGGGTGGCTCTTTGACGACCCAAAACTCCACACTGACTGCCGAGACATCATTGGCAACCCAGATCATCGGATTATTGTCAGTAGTGCTTCTGCTTGGAAAATTGCCACTAAATACCGGATGGGTAAACTACCCGAAGCCAAACAACTCGTTGAGCAATATTTACAGATATTGCATCAAGCTAAATTTCTCGAACTTGCCATCACCACAACCCATGCACTTAAAGCAGGAAGCTTACCGATTGCCCACCGAGATCCCTTTGATCGCATGATCATGGCTCAGGCTGAACTCGAAAGTTTAGCTGTAATTACCTATGACAAAGCCTTCCAGACTGGACTGATTCAGGTAATTCCCGACTTCAAGTAAAGCAAAGTATCGCCAAATTCAGTTAGCCGAGACGAAATTGCAACAAGGCGATCGCACTGGTGCAGCCACGATGTTACAAACAGCTGCTAAAACCGCTTTACAAATCTGAGATAAAGGGGCAGCGACAGTGTTGCAAACTTCTGCCACACGCCTGCAAGCTGGGGAAGAACTTTCCGAAGCAGACCTGAAGAAAACTAGGATTGTATCAAAGACTGTTTTACAGGAATAGTCCTTTAATAATTTGTAATTTGTAATTTTTATGCAAACTACGGGTATTCATTATGTAGATATTATATTATTTGCTTTGATTAGGAACGCTCAAAAAATCTAAAACAATAGACATCTCCACAAATTAATTATGCATTGCCCGAATTCCTTGGTAGACGCAATTAATGAATTGTGCCTACCAACAAGTTTGAAGATGTGTATCTAATAAGCATATTTTCAAATTAAGCTTTATTTAAAGATAAAATTAGAGCTTAATTTATTTTAAATTATCTAAATTCTATCCTTAGCTTTTTATATATATTAAATTGGTAAATACACAAGTATTGTGTAGATAAAAATTCTCAATTTATATAAATTAATAATTCTTACTACATTTTCTACGTCTCCACAAGTACCGCATGTACAGCAGTCTTTAAGTATTTTTTTGGGGGAAGAACAAATCTCACAGGTTTCTGCACATGCTTCAATAGCTTCAGGACTAAAAACACCAAAATTTTATAGCAGCGAATAGGAAATAAGGCTTCTGCCACTAAAATAGAAAAATCATTCAATCAGCGAAGTATTTATGGGTAATGAAGTTAAACTACTTGAACACTGGCGAGAACTCACACCCCAAAAGCAACAAAAAGTTTTGGAGTTTGTTGAACTACTTAAATCTGAGCCAGAAACAACACCCGCCGAATCTGATTTTGTGCCACAAACACCCTTAGCCAAAAAATTATGGTCGATCCGACAAAAAGCGATCGC harbors:
- a CDS encoding ATP-dependent Clp protease proteolytic subunit; the protein is MDISPIKAVQAPYYGDNFYRTPPPDLPSLLLKERIVYIGMPLVPAVTELIVAELLFLQSDDPEKPIKIYINSTGTSGYSGEPIGFETEAFAIYDTMKYIKPPIHTICVGSAMGMSAMLLSAGTKGCRASLPHSSIILHQPKSYAQGQATDIQIRAREVLVNKGALVDILHQTTGQTPEKIIKDMDRLLYLTPYEAKEYGLIDRVFEKEELANPPLPASVL
- a CDS encoding vWA domain-containing protein, which encodes MKVKLLSALNDNNVDMAQTSSQRQLAMTIFAIAGELDQNLPLNLCLILDRSGSMHGQPIKTVIQAVERLIDRLKVGDRISVVAFSGTAEVIIPNQAIEDPESIKSQIKSKLTASGGTAIADGLELGITELMKGTRGAVSQAFLLTDGHGESGLRIWKWDIGRDDNKRCLKLAQKAAKLNLTINTFGFGNSWNQDLLENIADVGGGTLAHIEHPEQAVEQFSRLFGRIKSIGLTNAYLLLSLVPNVRLAELKPIAQVAPDTIELPVEPEADGSFAVRLGDLMQDVERAVLANIYLGQLPEGKQAIAHLQIRYDDPLVNEEGLLSPLMPVYADVVRAYQPTSNPQVQQSILALAKYRQTQLAEAKLQQGDRTGAATMLQTAAKTALQIGDKGAATVLQTSATRLQAGEELSEADLKKTRIVSKTVLQE
- a CDS encoding vWA domain-containing protein codes for the protein MKVNLQPALNDGNLDANQLNSQRQLGISISAIAETQDRHVPLNLCLILDHSGSMNGRSLETVKKAAIRLVDRLNPGDRLSVVVFDHRAKVLVPSQSIENPEKIKQQINRLAADGGTAIDEGLRLGIEELAKGKKDTVSQAFLLTDGENEHGDNNRCLKFAQLAASYNLTLNTLGFGDNWNQDVLEKIADAGLGTLSYIQKPEQAVEEFNRLFSRIQTVGLTNAYLLFSLMPNVRLAELKPVAQVSPDTIELPLQQEADGRFAVRLGDLMKDAERVILANIYLGQLPTGEQAIANVQVRYDDPAANKVGLVTPSIPVYAHVVKNYQADLNPQVQHSILALAKYRQTQLAETKLQQGDRSGAATMLQTAAKTALQMGDTGAATVLQTSATQLQSGGDLSESDRKKTRIVSKTVLQDTPPQ
- a CDS encoding type II toxin-antitoxin system VapC family toxin, translating into MSYLIDTHILLGWLFDDPKLHTDCRDIIGNPDHRIIVSSASAWKIATKYRMGKLPEAKQLVEQYLQILHQAKFLELAITTTHALKAGSLPIAHRDPFDRMIMAQAELESLAVITYDKAFQTGLIQVIPDFK
- a CDS encoding ATP-dependent Clp protease proteolytic subunit — encoded protein: MPIGVPKVPYRMPGGQYTDWISIYDRLYRERIIFLGRDIDDEIANQIIAVMLYLDSDDPGKDIYLYINSPGGMVTSGMAIFDTMQHIKSDVVTICVGLAASMGSFLLAAGTKGKRIALPHSRIMIHQPSGGTRGQATDIEIEAREILRIRHQLNGIYADKTGQTIEKIEKDMDRDFFMSAEEAKQYGLIDRVIEDRTSVVTGE